A single window of Candidatus Methanoperedens sp. DNA harbors:
- the ilvE gene encoding branched-chain-amino-acid transaminase, whose translation MDLVIYFNGKFVPKQEARTSIYDHGFLYGDGVFEGIRAYNGRVFRLDEHLDRMYDSAKAIDLKIPLSKDEMKKAIIETMKRNNLKDAYIRPIVSRGDGDLGLDPRKCPKPNIFIITQEWGAMYGDLYEKGLTGVTVGVRRNAPEAMPPNIKSLNYLNNILAKIEANAKGGDEAIIFDVHGNLSEGSGDNIFVVKNGQVITPPALNNLRGITRAAAIELAGKEGIDVLETNMGLFDLYTADEVFVTGTAAEIAPITKIDGRLISDGKPGKITKMLMSAFKELTIIEGTPII comes from the coding sequence ATGGATTTAGTAATTTATTTTAACGGAAAATTTGTGCCAAAACAAGAGGCAAGAACCTCCATATATGATCATGGTTTCTTATATGGGGATGGAGTTTTTGAAGGCATAAGGGCATATAACGGCCGGGTATTCAGGCTTGACGAGCATCTTGACAGGATGTACGATTCTGCAAAAGCGATAGACCTTAAGATCCCGCTGTCGAAAGATGAGATGAAAAAAGCTATCATCGAAACAATGAAGAGAAATAACCTGAAAGATGCCTATATTCGCCCCATCGTATCACGCGGAGATGGTGATCTTGGTCTTGATCCCAGGAAATGTCCCAAACCCAATATATTCATAATAACACAGGAATGGGGCGCAATGTACGGGGACCTTTATGAAAAAGGGCTTACAGGCGTTACAGTCGGTGTCAGGAGAAACGCCCCGGAAGCAATGCCCCCGAACATCAAATCATTAAATTACCTGAATAACATCCTTGCAAAGATCGAGGCAAATGCAAAAGGCGGGGACGAGGCGATAATATTCGATGTGCATGGTAATCTTTCTGAAGGTTCGGGAGATAATATTTTTGTTGTAAAGAACGGCCAGGTTATCACACCGCCTGCGCTTAATAACCTTCGCGGGATAACAAGAGCGGCTGCAATAGAACTTGCGGGAAAGGAAGGAATAGATGTTCTGGAAACAAATATGGGTTTATTTGATCTTTATACGGCTGATGAGGTTTTCGTTACAGGGACAGCAGCAGAGATAGCGCCCATTACGAAAATAGACGGGCGGTTAATATCTGATGGAAAGCCAGGTAAGATTACCAAAATGCTCATGTCTGCTTTTAAGGAATTAACTATAATAGAAGGGACTCCTATTATATAG
- a CDS encoding ATP-binding cassette domain-containing protein, whose protein sequence is MNIIEARNLTHVYRGKITALDAINFTAKPGERIAIIGANGAGKSTLFKHFNGILKPTSGEVLIKGKCISDENILEARKTVGVVFQDPDDQIFAPTVKQDVAFGPMNLGLSMEEIEKRVHESLETVRLTGFEERAPHHLSTGEKKKVAIAGILAMKPEVLVLDEPTAGLDPGGAIRLIKLINGMNRYLGITTIVSTHEVDIVPMLADRVCIMSKGKIIGDGTPLEIFSSPELIKKTHLRLPMVAQLMEMLQEEGVPVGVKFTLEEARDELLKVVK, encoded by the coding sequence ATGAACATTATTGAGGCCCGAAACCTCACACATGTATACCGAGGGAAGATCACTGCCCTTGATGCAATCAATTTCACGGCAAAGCCGGGTGAAAGGATCGCAATAATAGGAGCAAACGGAGCGGGGAAATCAACGCTTTTCAAGCATTTTAACGGGATACTTAAACCCACAAGCGGCGAGGTACTGATCAAGGGAAAATGCATAAGTGATGAAAATATCCTCGAAGCCAGGAAAACCGTGGGCGTTGTTTTCCAGGACCCTGATGACCAGATATTTGCCCCCACGGTGAAACAGGATGTAGCATTCGGCCCTATGAACCTTGGTTTAAGTATGGAAGAGATCGAAAAGCGTGTCCATGAGTCGCTTGAGACCGTTCGGCTTACTGGTTTTGAAGAAAGGGCCCCACACCATCTCAGTACAGGCGAGAAAAAAAAAGTAGCGATTGCAGGTATCCTTGCAATGAAGCCTGAAGTTCTTGTTCTTGATGAACCCACAGCAGGGCTTGACCCTGGCGGAGCTATACGACTCATCAAGCTTATAAACGGCATGAACCGGTACCTCGGTATAACAACCATAGTCTCAACACACGAAGTGGATATAGTACCCATGCTTGCTGACAGGGTTTGCATCATGTCAAAAGGTAAAATAATAGGAGATGGCACGCCCCTTGAAATATTCTCATCGCCTGAACTCATAAAGAAAACCCATCTTCGCCTTCCGATGGTAGCACAGCTCATGGAGATGCTCCAGGAAGAAGGAGTGCCCGTCGGGGTGAAATTCACGCTTGAAGAAGCAAGGGATGAACTGTTAAAGGTCGTGAAATAA
- the cbiQ gene encoding cobalt ECF transporter T component CbiQ, with the protein MHVSITEMERETYKKSPIHGIDGRIKILMTLAITIYVVALPRMDILNFTKLGILEAYLLLLMLFSRIGLSHLAARFLIALPFGLGISILQPFLKQPFLNDFTIMYRLPMGIEVTNEGLLYGAIIFVKFFVCISSVILLSSTTSMSELVASARRLGLPKEMALLFTMMVRYLFVFWNMLGRIRTAQKTRCFEIWNRNVPRKWTLEQIGYTISSLFIRSYEQGERTYQSMLCRGYCADAHVYVDKKKLHITDFAVLAVTFGVIVVSNIQVF; encoded by the coding sequence ATGCATGTTTCCATCACGGAAATGGAGCGTGAAACATATAAGAAATCCCCTATACATGGGATCGATGGAAGGATAAAGATTCTTATGACCCTTGCCATCACTATTTATGTGGTGGCCCTGCCGCGGATGGACATTCTGAATTTCACAAAACTCGGTATACTGGAAGCATATCTTCTTCTTCTCATGCTTTTTTCAAGAATAGGGTTGTCACATCTTGCTGCAAGATTTTTAATAGCGCTTCCTTTCGGGCTTGGCATATCGATTCTCCAGCCATTCCTGAAACAGCCGTTCCTTAATGATTTTACAATTATGTACAGGCTGCCAATGGGGATTGAAGTTACAAATGAAGGACTATTATATGGCGCTATCATTTTCGTAAAATTTTTTGTGTGTATAAGCTCTGTAATACTTCTCTCTTCAACCACGTCAATGAGTGAACTTGTGGCATCTGCAAGGCGGCTTGGCCTTCCAAAGGAAATGGCGCTCCTTTTTACAATGATGGTTCGTTACCTCTTTGTATTCTGGAATATGCTGGGCAGGATAAGAACAGCACAAAAAACCCGCTGTTTTGAGATCTGGAACAGGAACGTTCCAAGAAAATGGACACTTGAGCAAATAGGTTATACTATCAGCTCACTTTTCATTCGTTCTTATGAGCAGGGCGAGAGAACATACCAGAGCATGCTGTGCAGGGGATACTGTGCAGATGCTCATGTGTATGTGGATAAGAAAAAATTACATATCACAGATTTTGCTGTACTGGCTGTTACATTTGGGGTTATCGTTGTTTCAAATATACAGGTGTTTTAG